In Rhodamnia argentea isolate NSW1041297 chromosome 4, ASM2092103v1, whole genome shotgun sequence, the following proteins share a genomic window:
- the LOC115740734 gene encoding profilin-like, translating into MSWQTYVDEHLMCEIEGYHLTAAAIIGHDGSVWAQSSNFPQFKPEEIAAIVKDFDEPGSLAPTGLFLGGVKHMVIQGEPGAVIRGKKGPGGVTVKKTIQALIVGIYDEPMNAGQCNMIVERLGDYLIEQSL; encoded by the exons atgtcgTGGCAAACGTACGTGGATGAGCACTTGATGTGCGAAATCGAAGGCTACCACctcaccgccgccgccatcatCGGCCACGACGGCAGCGTCTGGGCTCAGAGCTCCAATTTCCCTCAG TTCAAGCCCGAGGAAATTGCTGCAATCGTCAAAGATTTTGACGAACCTGGATCACTTGCTCCGACGGGGCTTTTCCTGGGGGGTGTGAAACATATGGTGATCCAAGGTGAGCCTGGAGCTGTTATTCGGGGGAAAAAG GGTCCCGGTGGAGTCACTGTCAAGAAGACCATTCAGGCCTTGATAGTGGGCATATACGATGAGCCCATGAATGCAGGCCAGTGCAACATGATTGTAGAAAGGCTTGGTGATTATCTAATTGAGCAGAGTCTCTAG
- the LOC115740652 gene encoding protein OXIDATIVE STRESS 3 LIKE 2-like, whose amino-acid sequence MGGEKQSCCRDVDDDPKLVDASRGGGGGGECYESESSMGDSLVSDESSSCSSSELAEDASSSTLCSSSSSSSSSSTSLSNGHGPLYELSELMTHLPIKRGLSKFYQGKSQSFTSLARVQSIEDLVKKENPHRKRLKMCKSFAGALDNHGQKSYGPRPTISKKSSISKGSFLSPSSLSKRGASVASLAMDPSPVVKTFHC is encoded by the exons ATGGGTGGAGAAAAGCAGAGCTGCTGCAGGGACGTGGATGATGATCCGAAGCTTGTTGATGCGAgcagaggcggcggcggcggcggcgagtgTTATGAGTCTGAATCCTCCATGGGAGACTCTCTGGTGTCTGATGAATCGTCGTCGTGTTCATCGTCAGAGTTGGCAGAGGATGCATCTTCCTCAACAttgtgttcttcttcttcttcctcctcctcatcatcaACCTCTTTGTCAAATGGCCATGGGCCTCTGTATGAACTATCTGAGCTCATGACTCACCTCCCGATCAA GAGAGGGCTTTCCAAGTTTTACCAAGGGAAGTCCCAGTCGTTCACATCCCTGGCCAGAGTCCAGAGCATTGAGGACCTTGTGAAGAAAGAGAACCCTCACAGGAAAAGGTTGAAAATGTGCAAGAGCTTTGCAGGGGCATTGGACAATCATGGCCAGAAGTCATACGGCCCAAGGCCTACCATATCAAAGAAGAGTTCGATTTCAAAGGGTTCATTTTTATCTCCTTCTTCACTGAGCAAGAGAGGTGCTTCAGTGGCTAGTCTTGCCATGGATCCTAGCCCTGTGGTCAAGACCTTTCATTGTTGA
- the LOC115740538 gene encoding protein IQ-DOMAIN 25-like gives MGRATRWLKGLFGIKEDRNELDNNNNSNSKIQSSNSSGLCNNPATIPPNISVAEAAWLRSSGCTDEAEKEQNKRAIAVAAATAAAADAAVVAAQAAVAVIRLTSSWRGAMSVGGPEGHAAVKIQTVFRGYLARRALRALKGLVKLQAHVRGYLVRKQAAAALHSFEALMRAQASARLQRLSARSGGGGGDDTCRNGFGTRKPMERYDDKTRNEHEHPRAAPTHNRRLSASIVHSTTLHPATEDTSKIVEVDNGVTPFSSSGQTFPCRAPTRLLRSSGWLDDPGPSTTPASTPRSMNTPARSDVGVGCLFRRREGRGLLSVPNYMSVTQSSKAKLRSQSAPKQRVGGAAEAPRKGASLLEVMMEYERSRSSFSGAVGVRMQRSCSQAQEAIVFKNAVVGKKKMERPEQELGEWERRR, from the exons ATGGGCAGAGCAACAAGGTGGCTTAAGGGCCTGTTCGGCATCAAGGAGGACAGAAACGAGCtggacaacaacaacaacagcaacagcaagaTACAGTCCAGCAATTCAAGCGGGTTGTGCAACAACCCCGCAACCATCCCACCCAACATATCTGTGGCTGAGGCTGCCTGGCTGAGGTCCTCTGGTTGCACTGATGAGGCGGAGAAGGAGCAGAACAAGCGCGCCATCGCGGTGGCGGCCGCCACGGCTGCTGCCGCGGATGCAGCGGTGGTGGCTGCGCAGGCGGCAGTGGCTGTCATCAGGCTGACGAGCAGCTGGAGAGGCGCCATGTCCGTCGGCGGGCCCGAGGGGCACGCCGCAGTGAAGATCCAGACAGTTTTCAGGGGATATCTG GCAAGGAGAGCACTGAGAGCGCTGAAGGGACTGGTGAAGTTGCAGGCGCACGTGAGAGGGTACCTGGTGAGGAAGCAAGCAGCCGCGGCACTCCATAGCTTTGAAGCTCTCATGAGAGCTCAAGCCAGCGCTCGCTTGCAGAGATTATCAGCTCgcagtggaggaggaggaggagacgacACTTGCAGGAACGGGTTCGGGACCCGCAAGCCCATG GAAAGATACGATGACAAGACGAGGAACGAGCACGAGCACCCACGCGCCGCCCCAACTCACAACAGGAGGCTCTCCGCGTCCATCGTCCACTCCACGACACTCCACCCCGCCACCGAGGACACCTCCAAGATCGTCGAGGTCGACAATGGGGTCACGCCCTTTTCAAGCTCGGGACAGACGTTCCCATGCCGGGCCCCGACCCGGCTCCTCCGGAGCTCCGGCTGGCTCGATGATCCCGGGCCCTCCACAACTCCGGCGAGCACGCCCCGGTCGATGAACACGCCCGCGAGGAGCGACGTCGGCGTCGGCTGCCTCTTCCGGCGGCGCGAGGGCCGCGGCCTCCTTTCGGTCCCGAACTACATGTCGGTCACGCAGTCGTCCAAGGCGAAGCTGAGGTCGCAGAGCGCTCCGAAGCAGAGGGTCGGGGGGGCGGCGGAGGCACCGAGGAAGGGGGCGTCGCTGCTGGAGGTGATGATGGAGTACGAGCGGTCGAGGAGTAGCTTCAGCGGGGCCGTCGGGGTGAGGATGCAGAGGTCGTGCTCGCAGGCGCAGGAGGCTATCGTGTTCAAGAACGCCGTCGtcgggaagaagaagatggagagacCAGAGCAAGAACTCGGAGAGTGggagagaagaagatga